One Nitrospirota bacterium DNA segment encodes these proteins:
- the rapZ gene encoding RNase adapter RapZ — MKLKLTIVIITGLSGSGKTVALRALEDSGFFCVDNLPVTLINLFVSRLPKKGNITKIGVGIDIREQAFLSSMNSALWLLKKKYRTEIVFLEAEKGILVRRFKETRRPHPLSSGSADLDASIEKEKEMLLPLRREADRVIDTSSYTPHQLRHLITSLYSNTRKSRAMALTFISFGYKFGVPQNIDLLFDVRFIPNPNFIPELKELRGIDHAVKKFIFEKPQTKEFIKRLKGLLDFLIPLYIKEGKAYLTVGIGCTGGRHRSPAITEKIAMLIKKHPVEISAVHRDI, encoded by the coding sequence ATGAAATTGAAACTGACAATAGTTATAATCACCGGCCTTTCAGGCTCGGGGAAGACTGTTGCATTAAGGGCGCTTGAGGACAGCGGTTTTTTTTGTGTTGATAACCTTCCTGTCACGCTTATTAATTTATTTGTATCCAGGCTGCCAAAGAAAGGCAATATAACGAAAATAGGAGTCGGCATTGACATAAGAGAGCAGGCATTTCTCTCAAGCATGAATTCTGCGCTGTGGCTTCTGAAGAAGAAATACAGAACTGAAATCGTATTCCTCGAGGCGGAGAAAGGTATTCTTGTAAGGAGATTCAAAGAGACAAGAAGGCCGCATCCTTTGTCGTCAGGCAGCGCTGACCTTGACGCCTCCATAGAGAAAGAAAAAGAAATGCTTCTGCCCCTCAGAAGAGAGGCTGACAGGGTTATAGATACATCATCTTACACGCCCCATCAACTGAGGCATCTGATTACTTCGTTATACAGCAATACAAGGAAGTCCAGGGCAATGGCATTAACGTTTATATCTTTCGGGTATAAGTTTGGTGTTCCCCAGAACATTGACCTTCTCTTTGATGTGAGGTTTATTCCAAATCCAAACTTCATACCTGAACTCAAGGAACTGCGGGGGATAGACCATGCTGTTAAAAAATTTATTTTTGAGAAACCTCAGACGAAAGAATTTATCAAGAGGCTGAAGGGGCTTCTTGATTTTCTCATCCCGCTCTATATAAAAGAGGGCAAGGCGTATCTTACTGTCGGTATCGGATGCACGGGGGGACGGCATCGTTCTCCTGCGATAACCGAAAAAATAGCAATGCTTATAAAAAAACATCCTGTTGAGATTAGCGCTGTACATCGTGACATATAA
- a CDS encoding YdcF family protein: MFRCFKVLIIFAVLLGVLYLGHGLILGKAGKYLYYKDELKPADVIVVLAGEETERVEHGVKLFKEGWSRKDRMILTGGPLVWKYTWATLMQEHAVHLGVPKSAILLADKSKTTEEDALFTKELMDKHGYKSCIIVTSPYHSRRALKIFKRGMGDKIKIISAPAEESWFRFDEWWKRERDRARVLDEYSKFIWLLIFGFKNEAPA; encoded by the coding sequence ATGTTTAGGTGCTTTAAAGTCTTGATTATCTTTGCTGTTCTTCTTGGTGTTTTATATCTTGGACATGGGCTTATCCTCGGGAAGGCAGGGAAATACCTGTATTATAAGGATGAACTCAAGCCGGCCGATGTCATAGTTGTGCTTGCAGGTGAAGAAACTGAGAGGGTTGAGCACGGAGTAAAACTTTTTAAAGAAGGATGGTCAAGAAAGGACAGGATGATACTGACAGGAGGGCCGCTTGTCTGGAAATATACATGGGCAACTCTTATGCAGGAACATGCTGTGCATCTCGGTGTGCCAAAGAGTGCAATCCTGCTTGCGGATAAATCAAAGACTACGGAAGAAGACGCGCTATTTACAAAAGAGCTAATGGATAAGCACGGATATAAATCATGCATAATTGTCACTTCTCCTTATCACAGCAGAAGGGCCTTGAAAATATTTAAGAGGGGCATGGGCGATAAGATAAAGATAATAAGCGCGCCTGCCGAGGAGAGCTGGTTTAGGTTTGATGAGTGGTGGAAGAGGGAAAGAGACAGGGCGAGAGTCCTGGATGAATATTCTAAGTTTATATGGCTGTTGATTTTTGGATTTAAAAATGAGGCGCCAGCCTGA
- a CDS encoding Trm112 family protein — MGISKELLEILACPACKNEVHLTEDGKWLVCSRCKLKYPVREDIPVMLIDKAEPLEE; from the coding sequence GTGGGAATTTCTAAAGAACTTCTGGAGATTCTTGCATGCCCGGCTTGCAAGAATGAAGTGCATCTGACAGAGGACGGGAAATGGCTGGTTTGCAGCCGGTGCAAACTTAAATATCCGGTAAGGGAAGATATTCCGGTAATGCTTATTGATAAAGCAGAGCCACTTGAGGAATAA
- a CDS encoding glycosyltransferase family 4 protein has translation MKLIFIKKNFLIYGGAENYMKTLIGRFRGKADIHIMAGKWAETPEAAFHRINSISLSSFLSMITFNLNVCREIKKIKADCIISFERTTCQDIYRAGEGCHIEWLRLRKTIDPSWKRYTFLINPLHIALLRLEKKAFSDTKLIIANSNMVKSQIIKHYAIPEKKIKVIYNGVDIKRFSPLNAGLHRTRVRKELSISEDAKVILFVGSGFERKGLGTLLRAMSLIKSEKNLRLLIIGRGNINKFNSIAKKCGIQNSIIFLDAQSEIEKLYAAADIFALPTIYDPFSNATLEAMASGLPVITTRNNGVAELMQDGEEGFVLENLTDYASLAEKIGIALSSGESMGYKARLTAEKYPIEKAAEEFMTSISGLISYTKEFISKTT, from the coding sequence ATGAAACTTATTTTCATAAAGAAAAATTTTCTGATTTACGGCGGCGCTGAGAACTATATGAAGACGCTTATAGGCCGCTTCAGAGGAAAAGCCGACATCCACATTATGGCAGGAAAATGGGCAGAAACGCCCGAAGCAGCCTTTCACAGAATAAATTCAATCTCGCTAAGTTCGTTTCTATCAATGATTACGTTCAACCTGAATGTCTGCCGTGAAATAAAAAAAATTAAGGCTGACTGCATTATAAGTTTTGAGCGCACAACCTGCCAGGATATATACAGGGCAGGAGAAGGATGCCACATAGAATGGCTCAGGCTCAGAAAAACAATAGACCCGTCGTGGAAAAGATATACCTTTCTGATTAACCCGCTGCATATAGCGCTCCTGAGGCTTGAGAAAAAGGCATTCTCTGACACAAAACTTATCATCGCAAATTCAAATATGGTTAAATCCCAGATAATAAAACATTACGCCATCCCTGAGAAAAAGATAAAGGTCATCTATAATGGCGTAGACATAAAAAGATTCTCACCTCTGAATGCAGGACTTCATAGAACACGGGTAAGAAAGGAACTTTCAATCAGCGAGGATGCAAAGGTTATTCTCTTTGTGGGCTCGGGGTTTGAGAGAAAAGGGCTCGGGACGCTTCTCCGCGCCATGTCTCTAATAAAATCAGAAAAAAACCTAAGACTCCTGATTATCGGCAGAGGGAACATTAATAAATTCAATTCCATTGCAAAAAAATGCGGCATTCAAAACAGCATAATATTTCTTGATGCTCAGAGCGAAATAGAAAAACTCTATGCAGCGGCTGACATATTCGCGCTTCCGACAATATATGACCCGTTCAGCAATGCAACTCTTGAGGCAATGGCGTCAGGACTTCCTGTTATCACAACCAGAAACAACGGAGTGGCTGAACTGATGCAGGATGGAGAGGAAGGCTTTGTACTGGAGAACTTAACTGACTATGCTTCTTTGGCTGAAAAAATAGGCATTGCACTTTCCAGTGGCGAATCTATGGGATATAAGGCAAGACTTACGGCAGAAAAATATCCTATTGAAAAAGCAGCAGAAGAATTTATGACATCCATATCCGGGCTAATATCATATACTAAGGAGTTCATAAGTAAAACCACATAG
- the lptB gene encoding LPS export ABC transporter ATP-binding protein: MHILEVKEITKNYGKRCVVRNLSLYVTTGEIVGLLGPNGAGKTTTFYMIVGMIKPENGSIFLDGEDIGQLPMYQKARRGIGYLPQEPSIFRKLTVRDNLRAVLEIKGYPDADIAGMVEDLLDEFNLRGFADRNGYRLSGGERRRTEIARALALKPTFILFDEPFTGIDPIAIIELKKMLTYLKNKGLGILITDHNVRDTLSITDRAYIINNSEVLAEGAPETIIANPQVKEAYLGEEFRL, encoded by the coding sequence ATGCATATTCTTGAAGTAAAGGAAATCACAAAAAACTACGGCAAAAGATGCGTTGTAAGAAATCTCAGCTTATACGTAACCACAGGCGAGATTGTCGGCCTGCTCGGTCCAAACGGAGCAGGTAAGACGACAACGTTTTATATGATTGTCGGAATGATAAAGCCTGAAAACGGCAGTATTTTCCTTGACGGCGAGGATATCGGCCAACTCCCGATGTATCAGAAGGCGCGCAGGGGAATAGGCTATCTCCCGCAGGAACCGTCCATATTCAGAAAGCTTACGGTAAGGGATAATTTGAGGGCCGTGCTTGAGATAAAAGGGTATCCTGATGCAGATATTGCCGGCATGGTGGAGGACCTGCTTGATGAGTTCAATCTCAGGGGGTTTGCAGACAGGAATGGTTACAGGCTTTCAGGCGGGGAACGAAGAAGGACAGAGATAGCAAGGGCGCTTGCGCTGAAACCTACGTTTATACTTTTTGATGAACCATTTACAGGCATTGACCCGATTGCGATAATAGAGCTTAAGAAAATGCTAACCTATCTTAAGAATAAAGGTCTCGGCATACTTATAACAGACCATAATGTGAGGGATACGCTTTCAATAACGGACAGGGCCTACATAATAAATAACAGCGAAGTGCTTGCAGAGGGCGCTCCTGAAACGATAATCGCTAACCCTCAGGTAAAAGAGGCATATCTTGGAGAGGAATTCAGGCTTTAA
- the lptC gene encoding LPS export ABC transporter periplasmic protein LptC translates to MKKKVLLLISLFLLSLVFLFFGNNRGLDKALLLKGGSFLEGLKIIHKKNGTSMWTLNASRADIIEGSDRVKLNDVVLRVENKDMTIYSPEGFYNMESRDLTLNGKIKAVSKGYTIITESVEWNQSKGEIKTKEAVKIESKKFNVEGVGMEADSEQKVRILKDVKATFFR, encoded by the coding sequence ATGAAAAAGAAAGTGCTGCTGCTTATTTCTCTTTTTTTACTTTCTCTTGTGTTTCTGTTTTTTGGCAATAACAGGGGGCTGGATAAGGCTCTGCTGCTCAAAGGAGGTTCTTTTTTAGAGGGCTTGAAAATTATCCATAAAAAAAATGGAACCAGCATGTGGACGCTCAATGCCAGCAGGGCTGATATTATAGAAGGCAGTGACAGGGTAAAGCTTAACGACGTAGTTTTGAGGGTTGAAAATAAAGACATGACAATATACTCGCCGGAGGGATTTTATAATATGGAAAGCAGAGACCTGACTCTGAATGGAAAGATAAAGGCGGTTTCAAAGGGATATACAATTATAACCGAATCTGTGGAGTGGAACCAGTCTAAGGGAGAGATTAAGACGAAAGAGGCTGTGAAGATTGAGAGCAAGAAATTTAATGTTGAAGGAGTCGGCATGGAGGCTGATTCAGAACAGAAAGTGAGGATACTGAAAGATGTTAAAGCAACTTTTTTTCGTTAG
- the rpoN gene encoding RNA polymerase factor sigma-54: MALEHKLSLRLSQKLILTPQLQLAIRLLQMPLIELSQTLAQELVENPFLEDVQEENAGEEFAEEERETAEADSELPGDDAESPLEKMILGSADFSVDEYFEERSSDGRDLGYFGQGTNTPVSFEQFASKTPDIYDHLLWQLRLSDVGEDIKFIGEYAIGNIDENGYLTATDEEIAASTNENILNVKKAVDVVQGFDPPGIGARDLKECMILQLKLLGLAGSLAERIVLNNMEELKKKNYQQIARLCNTSVDEVLAAVKVIEGLEPRPARNFFSTNTDYVIPDVFVVKTDEGYQIVLNEERLPKLKINSYYKKLLLQKNSFSREERQFLDEKLRSASWLLKSLDQRNRTIYRVTESIINFQRDFFDRGVQYMKPLNLKNVAVELSLHESTISRVTSNKYLSCGYGVFCLKFFFCSALQSDTGSVSSTSVKDLIKRIVSEEDHRKPLSDQRIVELLKSQNIVIARRTIAKYRDELKVPSQNQRKRSD, translated from the coding sequence ATGGCGCTTGAGCATAAATTAAGTCTTAGGCTTTCTCAAAAACTTATTCTTACCCCTCAACTACAGCTTGCAATAAGGCTTTTGCAGATGCCCCTAATTGAGCTGTCGCAAACTCTTGCGCAGGAACTCGTTGAGAATCCGTTTCTGGAAGATGTGCAGGAAGAAAATGCAGGTGAAGAATTTGCAGAAGAAGAGAGAGAGACTGCGGAGGCTGACTCCGAGCTGCCCGGAGACGATGCAGAGTCTCCCCTTGAAAAGATGATATTGGGTTCAGCCGACTTTAGTGTTGATGAATATTTTGAAGAGAGGAGCAGTGATGGAAGAGACCTTGGATATTTCGGGCAGGGGACGAATACCCCGGTTTCTTTTGAGCAATTTGCGAGCAAAACTCCTGATATTTATGACCATCTTCTGTGGCAGTTGAGGTTGTCCGATGTCGGAGAGGACATCAAATTTATAGGAGAATATGCAATAGGCAATATAGATGAGAACGGCTATCTCACAGCTACGGATGAGGAAATCGCAGCAAGCACAAATGAGAATATCCTTAACGTAAAGAAGGCTGTTGATGTCGTACAGGGCTTTGATCCGCCGGGTATAGGCGCAAGAGACCTTAAGGAGTGTATGATACTCCAGCTGAAGCTGTTGGGACTTGCCGGAAGTCTTGCTGAGAGAATTGTTTTGAACAACATGGAGGAGCTTAAAAAAAAGAACTATCAGCAGATAGCTCGGCTATGCAATACTTCAGTTGATGAAGTGCTGGCTGCTGTTAAGGTCATTGAGGGTTTGGAGCCGAGGCCGGCAAGGAATTTTTTTAGTACTAATACCGATTATGTTATACCCGATGTATTTGTGGTTAAGACTGATGAGGGATATCAGATTGTTCTGAATGAGGAAAGACTGCCGAAACTGAAAATAAACAGCTACTATAAAAAACTCCTGCTTCAGAAGAATTCTTTTTCAAGAGAGGAAAGGCAATTCCTTGATGAAAAATTGCGCTCTGCCTCATGGCTGTTAAAAAGCCTTGATCAGAGAAATAGGACGATATACAGGGTGACAGAGAGCATAATTAATTTTCAGCGCGATTTTTTTGACAGAGGCGTCCAGTATATGAAGCCTTTGAACCTCAAAAATGTTGCGGTTGAACTCAGCCTGCACGAAAGCACTATCAGCAGGGTTACGTCCAATAAGTATCTGTCCTGCGGATATGGGGTTTTTTGTCTTAAGTTTTTTTTCTGCAGCGCTCTGCAGAGCGATACGGGATCAGTCTCCTCCACCTCTGTAAAAGACCTGATAAAGAGGATAGTATCAGAGGAAGACCACAGGAAGCCGTTGAGCGACCAGCGTATCGTTGAGCTGCTTAAAAGCCAAAACATAGTAATAGCAAGGAGAACAATCGCAAAATACAGAGATGAGCTTAAAGTGCCGTCTCAGAATCAGAGAAAGAGATCAGACTAA
- the raiA gene encoding ribosome-associated translation inhibitor RaiA, which translates to MNIIVNGRHLDLTPALKNYAEEKIKKFERYSSNITEAVVTLSIEKYRHKAEVLLKANGVMIQAEGVTAEIYSSIDEVVEKLEKQVKKYKEKLVSHRKGEGKNIEEASQEAPQETGGIIKRKRFDMKPMGSDEAVMQMELIDKDFFVFTNEVSGDINVVYRRRDGNFGLIEPVK; encoded by the coding sequence ATGAATATAATAGTCAATGGGAGGCATCTGGATTTAACTCCGGCGCTTAAGAATTATGCGGAAGAGAAGATTAAAAAGTTTGAGCGGTATTCTTCAAATATCACCGAGGCAGTTGTGACTCTCAGCATAGAAAAATACAGGCATAAGGCAGAGGTGCTGCTGAAAGCTAATGGAGTTATGATACAGGCAGAGGGAGTCACCGCTGAAATCTATTCTTCGATAGATGAAGTGGTTGAAAAACTCGAGAAGCAGGTAAAGAAGTATAAGGAAAAACTTGTATCCCACAGAAAAGGCGAGGGGAAGAATATAGAGGAGGCATCACAGGAAGCGCCGCAGGAAACAGGCGGGATTATAAAGAGGAAGCGGTTTGACATGAAACCCATGGGGTCTGATGAGGCGGTAATGCAGATGGAACTCATCGACAAGGATTTTTTTGTTTTCACCAATGAAGTGAGCGGCGATATCAATGTTGTGTACCGCAGGCGCGATGGAAACTTCGGGCTCATAGAACCTGTGAAATAA